TCTTCACTATTGAATACAgggcacacaaacaaaaaatacaaaacaaaggcacgagaaacaaaaataaatgacaaacaaacaatttttgtttttaaactaattttgttttttatttgcaagCTTTTGAGCTTGTATTTTGGAAACACGGCATAAAGTCATATTGGGAAGCTTAACTAAAGTTGGGGGCATTGATTTGCATTTGAGTAGTCCGGCAAACAATATACCATAAATATAACCAAATAAACCACGATCGATAAATTTATACAATGAAAAGAATCAATCAAGGCGCCAAGCGGAAAGACCCTGGCCGGACGCAGACTCAGACGCAGACTCAGACTCAGACTCAGACACGGAGCAGCCGGATCGCTGCTTCAGCGATTGTAGTAAGGAACAAGTTCTCATTGTTCTGCACGATTGAATGGGCATTCGTCGAGAAGATGAGGCAGACGAGCGTCATTCAGATACGtaagtataaatatttcaataataatgCCAAACATTCAAATCCCTCCCTTTGTACAAGCAAAATTTACATAACGCCATTTTATTTCGATTGGGTTTTTCAAATTCTGTTCTATTTGTGTCTCCGGCCAGTTTTGCTGATCTACTTCTGACAAGGTTCTCCGACAGCTATATAAACGCGCCAACCGACCGAGTAATTCAACACAAATCATTCAGTAATCAACTCAACTTGAAGGTAAGTCCTCCATCGATCCGCACTGGAgctgctgtccgcaccatTTACTTACCTATTGACACCGTTTGCAGTTCTTCCTTGCTTGCCTCCTGTTCGCCGCCTGCTTGGCCCTCGGCCAGAGCAGCGCCATCTATGGCAGCAGCTACGCAACAGTGCCCATTGTGCGCAGTGTGCCGGTCGTCCGCCATGTGCCCGTTGTGCGCCATGTGCCCGTCGTGGACTCCGTTGCCGTTCCCGTCGTCCACTCCGTCGTGCCAGTGCACCGTGCCGCCTACATTTCATCCCCATCTGTGCTGCGTGTTGGACATGCCTACGATGCGCCCCTCGCCTACGGCGGCTGGCTGAAGGAGAAGAAGTAAGCATTGCCAATCTGCAGTCCTCCTGGAACGCTGGAACCGCTGATACGCTTCAATActcttttttttcacttttttttttttattttaaaaacttattcttattaataaattcaaaatctgTACATGCTTAAACAAATGCTTTTTACTTTAAAAGGCGTTCTGAAGGCTCTCTGAGAGCGTAAATGTGTATCCTTAACATTCGCACTCGCATTCTGACAAATATGCTAATCAATGACTGGCATATTTACTCTAGTTCAAGATTAATCTGTTAAGTTTTTCCTGATTCAGTCAGTCGGGACAAACTCATTGATATATTTGGTTAACTGGATTTGGGTTTTAGCTTGAAAGTCCGAGAATTACCTGTCCTGACCTTGTAAGTCAGCTGCAAGTCTGTTAGCCGGATTTGGTTGGCAATTGGCGAAACATTTCCTACATTTTCTATTACCATCGAAAcggcttcaaacttattcgaAGATATCTTTGTGGGAATGTGTTAAATACGCTTTTCGCTAAATTGTGAAATGGGTGTTAAGGCTATATCTATTGAAAGCACCAAAATTCTTGCCGAGAGTGTTATTAAAAACGGAAACAAAAACAGCCGTTTCTTGGATTTGTTGAGGTGTGGGGCAGGTGGACAGGTAGTATTTGCTGTATGCTCTCCATGTCTTGCAACCTGGCAATCAGCTTTGTACTTGTATTCGTTTCTTACTTGATTCCTAGCGGTACATATAGTTCCTTAAGTTCCTAAGTAGCAATAGTCATTGTTGTTTCATTAGCGTTAAAATTTATTGGTAATGATCATCATGATTATTGCATTGCTTAGAGAAatcataatgaaaataatgatCCATCATGTCAATAATTAAGGATATTCTTCCTTAAGGAGAATAATTGCTTTTCAGCTTttgttgaaaaataaaaaaaaaacaacaatgaaacaaaaaatcgCGAGCTGACCTAAGCGAAAGATGCCAATTGGCAGGTAGATGTTCGTTGGCATAGCTCAAGTATTTTGATGGAATCTGTGTTTCCCACACTAATTGGGACACATTTAccacgcgcgcgcacacacacacacacacacacatacacacacacatgcacacacatactaaTGCATTAGCGATTACTGATGTTGATGCTAGTCGGTTTATGACCATTAGACAATAGTTGTGTGTATTAGATGGCAGTTGGTTTTGAATTTTACATAACCAGACGCTGGCTGGCCGAGCCGAGATGTTGGCTTAGTTGACAAAACACACATATTTTTCGGAACACAGACAATTCCGATTCACCTTGAAATTATTGCCCGAAATTGAGATGAAGTTTAAGAGAGTTTTCGTCTTTGGGCCTGGTTTGGCGCTGGCTCACGTGGGCAGCATTAGACAGCAGGCCGCCGGGTGAGCCAACCCAAGCCATATGCAAATGACACCACGCACAGAGGGAAAGGGAAGGGGAGAGTGGGAGCCACCTGCCAGAGGGGCAGCATCAATGTTGTCTTATCAGCAAAAGCAACGTTAGCGTCAGCGTCAACGTGAACGTCAACGGCCACggtcatttcattttcatgctAATTAGGAATTTCGGAATTTCGGAAATGCAGATGACACCAAAAGACGTTGCAACGTTACGTTAAAGGGCCTTTACGAAATGTAGCATAACTGGAAACTGGAAATTGAACAACGttatgaaaatggaaattgaaattttaactggaaatggaaatgaagaACCATGTATGTAACTGGGTGCGGTGTACGAtccaatgaaaatgaaaatgaatatgaaaatgaaagcgacggcgacggcgacggcgacagcggcAACTTCTATACGAGCCGACTTTGCATCATCTTCGATGATCATTATCATGATCTTCACATTGATGATGATTACGAACTGGCCCTGGCCATTGCAAATGTTAATGAAATGCTTTTGTTTGGCTACATCATCTCAGTCTCAGCCCTAACGACAGCctctgcgtctgcgtctgcgtctgcgtctgccTCTGTCTCCACGTTGGGGCTTGGGCAGGGCTAGTTGAAAAATTTGGGATGCGTTGCGTTGTTTTGGAATTGCGTTGCTAATTTCGTATCATGAAGCCCATCATGAGCATTATTGGttacagcagctgctgcgactTACAACGCATTGGGATGGTATAAAAGCGCGCGGCAGCCGGTGGATTGACATCAGTCGTGTTTGAAGAGCACACAATACGTAGAATTTGGCATTAGAGTCGTCGTCAAGCCCAAGCTGGAATAGTAGTCAACATGAAGGTAAGCATTCGCCGTCTACGACCAAATACACTGCGcatgcattcaatttgatAAACTCCTCTTGCGATTAGGtctttgtgtgtctgtgtgcgctCTTTGCTGTGGCCAACGCTGGTTTTCTGGGACTGCTCGGCGGCAGCGGGggtggtggcggtggcggtggtaGCGGCAAGTCAGGCCTCAGTCTgggcggtggtggcggcggttATGGCGGCGGTTATGGCGGCGGATATGGCGGCGGCTATGGTGGTTCGCATGGACATGGATCCGTGCAAGTGGTCAAAGTTATCCACCAACAGGGCGGCATATCTGGCGGTGGCCACTCTGGCGGCGGTGGCTATGCCGGCGGCTACAGCTACGGACCCGCACCACAGGTCTACAAGGTGAAGGTCATCTCTGGTCGATCCGCTGCTCCAGCGCCCATCTACCATAGCAGTGGACCCGCCTCTGTCAAAGTAATCAAGGTAGTGCACCAAGAGTCAGCAAATCTAGGAGGTGGCCATGCCGTTGAAAGCGGCCCACAGGTTATTAAGGTCTTACACGAAAACCATGATCACCATAATCACCATGTTGCCGGTCCCTCTGTGCATGCGCCCACCAAGGTGGTGCGCGTCATTCACGAGCAT
This window of the Drosophila virilis strain 15010-1051.87 chromosome X, Dvir_AGI_RSII-ME, whole genome shotgun sequence genome carries:
- the LOC6631885 gene encoding uncharacterized protein, which produces MGIRREDEADERHSDTFADLLLTRFSDSYINAPTDRVIQHKSFSNQLNLKFFLACLLFAACLALGQSSAIYGSSYATVPIVRSVPVVRHVPVVRHVPVVDSVAVPVVHSVVPVHRAAYISSPSVLRVGHAYDAPLAYGGWLKEKK
- the LOC6631938 gene encoding uncharacterized protein; translated protein: MKVFVCLCALFAVANAGFLGLLGGSGGGGGGGGSGKSGLSLGGGGGGYGGGYGGGYGGGYGGSHGHGSVQVVKVIHQQGGISGGGHSGGGGYAGGYSYGPAPQVYKVKVISGRSAAPAPIYHSSGPASVKVIKVVHQESANLGGGHAVESGPQVIKVLHENHDHHNHHVAGPSVHAPTKVVRVIHEHASVAAPAPVYGAPAPAPIYSAPAPAPIYSAPAPAPIYSAPAPAPIYSAPAPAPVYSAPAPIYNAPIAAPAPAPVYNAPIASAPVYSAPLPAPAPQPIYSAPAPAPIQYTAHAQSSAQAQYSGPAPIQYSAPLQAPSPVLSVPESASAPAFSQSPVLSLPAPVEEQALPIGHAPAQTYGPPHF